TTTAAAATAAAAGGGTCTATCTGTTGCAGTGCGGAAGGATTTTTTATAAACATGTGGAATATTCACATTTTGGAGGTGTAGTGCGTGGAAGAATGTCTCTTCTGCCGGATAATCAACAAAGAGATTCCGGCAACGGTGGTATATGAAGATGAAGACATCCTGGCCTTCAACGATATAAACCCCGTAGCGCCGATACACGTACTGCTTATTCCCAAGAAGCATATCAGCACTTTTTTCACCATGGAGCCGGGGGATGAAATCCTGGTGGGCAAGCTCCACCAGGTTGCCACGCGCGTAGCACAGAGCTTGGGCCTGACCGAAAAGGGATTCCGCTTGGTGTCCAATTGCCAGCGGGGTGGGGGGCAGTTGGTTTTCCACCTTCA
The sequence above is a segment of the Bacillota bacterium genome. Coding sequences within it:
- a CDS encoding histidine triad nucleotide-binding protein, producing MEECLFCRIINKEIPATVVYEDEDILAFNDINPVAPIHVLLIPKKHISTFFTMEPGDEILVGKLHQVATRVAQSLGLTEKGFRLVSNCQRGGGQLVFHLHFHLIAGRPFGWPPG